In a single window of the Caproicibacterium sp. BJN0003 genome:
- a CDS encoding type I restriction endonuclease subunit R gives MPYFNIVAETSENTVVTEYEPIKTRSDSYQSEAALEKEFIRLLCEQGYEYLHIHTEKDLISNLRSKLEELNDYRFSDTEWERFFSDAIANPNEHIVEKTRKIQEDFVQVLKRDDGSSKNITLIDKKNIHNNRLQVINQYVVATDNGAKYDNRYDVTILVNGLPLVHVELKRRGVAIREAFNQINRYQRDSFWAGCGLFEYVQIFVISNGINTKYYSNSTRFNAIKDAASGKAKKEKTSNSFEFTCFWADANNRVLPDLIDFTKTFFAKHTILNILTKYCIFTSENMLMVMRPYQITATERILNRIEIANNYKKYGSVEGGGYIWHTTGSGKTLTSFKTARLASQLPYIDKVLFVVDRKDLDYQTMKEYDRFEKGAANSNTSTAILKKHMENSNAHIIITTIQKLATFIKKNPGHEVYNKHVVIIFDECHRSQFGDMHAAIVKNFKKYHLFGFTGTPIFAANTGAVTNPRFFTTAQTFGDQLHAYTIVDAINDKNVLPFRVDYIKTMDVEENIDDEMVWDINREKAMMAPQRISLVTKYILEHFDQKTYRGDKTYIFNSLTNISKVASADRGAVEEIKQKQRISGFNSIFAVASVSMAKLYYQEFQKQMAADPTKKLRVATIFSYAANEEEADGILDEENSEDTSALDENSRDFLDMAIRDYNEMFHTNYDTSNDKFQNYYKDVSLRMKNKELDLLIVVNMFLTGFDATTLNTLWVDKNLKMHGLIQAFSRTNRILNSVKTFGNIVCFRNLQKRVDSAISLFGDKNAGGIVLLKSFKDYYNGYTSEDGKRIPGYVNMIKELNEKFSLTEPQIIGEQNQKNFITLFGAILRMRNILMSFDDFKGNELITERNFQDYLGRYQDLRDEWKRRREAGESADITDDIVFEVELIKQVEINIDYILMLVKKYHDEHCGDKEVLITIKKAIDASPELRSKKQLIENFIAGINDSIDVMAEWQNYVMKQREQELETIVTEEKLRPEETRKFLENAFRDGEIKTAGTDIDKILPPVSRFGGSGRDKKKQDVIDKLKAFFEKYFGIGGSASFTEPEHDTEDLQSTQPKVTEVAALNGKETTSKE, from the coding sequence ATGCCTTATTTTAATATTGTTGCCGAAACATCGGAGAACACCGTAGTCACAGAATATGAGCCGATCAAAACACGGTCAGACAGTTACCAGAGCGAGGCAGCGCTGGAAAAAGAGTTCATCCGTCTGCTCTGTGAGCAAGGTTATGAATATCTGCATATTCACACGGAAAAGGACTTGATTTCCAATCTTCGCAGCAAACTGGAGGAACTAAACGATTATCGCTTTTCTGATACCGAATGGGAGCGATTCTTTTCGGATGCCATTGCAAACCCCAATGAACATATTGTGGAGAAGACCCGTAAGATACAGGAAGACTTTGTTCAGGTGCTGAAACGGGACGATGGCTCTTCCAAGAACATCACGTTGATTGACAAGAAGAATATCCACAATAATCGTTTGCAAGTTATCAATCAATATGTGGTCGCTACAGATAATGGTGCGAAATATGACAACCGCTATGATGTGACTATTCTCGTGAATGGTTTGCCATTGGTTCACGTGGAGCTAAAACGCAGAGGAGTCGCCATCCGGGAGGCATTTAATCAGATCAACCGCTACCAGAGGGATTCCTTCTGGGCTGGCTGTGGCCTGTTTGAGTATGTACAAATTTTTGTGATCTCCAACGGAATCAACACCAAGTATTATTCCAACAGCACCCGGTTCAACGCTATTAAGGACGCTGCTTCCGGCAAGGCGAAGAAAGAGAAAACGAGCAACAGCTTTGAGTTCACCTGTTTCTGGGCAGATGCCAATAACCGTGTGCTTCCGGACTTGATCGACTTCACCAAGACCTTTTTTGCGAAGCATACCATCTTGAATATTCTGACCAAGTACTGCATCTTTACTTCGGAGAATATGCTCATGGTCATGCGCCCGTATCAGATTACCGCCACAGAGCGGATTCTGAACCGTATTGAGATTGCAAATAATTATAAGAAGTATGGCAGCGTGGAGGGCGGCGGATACATCTGGCACACCACAGGCTCCGGAAAAACGCTGACTTCCTTTAAGACGGCAAGATTGGCTTCACAGTTGCCTTATATTGACAAGGTGCTGTTCGTGGTTGACCGTAAGGACCTGGATTACCAGACCATGAAGGAATATGACCGCTTTGAGAAAGGTGCCGCCAACAGCAATACCTCAACAGCAATTCTGAAAAAGCATATGGAAAACTCGAATGCACATATTATTATTACAACCATTCAGAAGCTGGCGACTTTCATTAAAAAGAACCCCGGACATGAGGTGTACAACAAGCACGTTGTCATTATCTTCGATGAATGTCACCGTAGCCAGTTCGGTGATATGCATGCCGCCATCGTGAAGAATTTCAAAAAGTATCATCTGTTTGGATTTACCGGAACACCGATTTTTGCAGCCAACACCGGTGCGGTAACGAATCCGCGGTTCTTTACCACCGCACAGACCTTCGGAGATCAGCTGCATGCCTATACGATTGTGGATGCAATCAATGATAAGAATGTTCTGCCGTTCCGCGTGGATTATATTAAGACGATGGATGTTGAGGAGAATATTGATGATGAGATGGTGTGGGACATCAACCGGGAAAAGGCAATGATGGCGCCACAACGGATTTCTTTGGTGACAAAGTATATTTTGGAGCATTTCGACCAGAAAACCTACCGTGGGGATAAGACCTACATTTTCAATTCACTGACCAATATTTCTAAGGTTGCATCTGCCGATCGAGGGGCTGTGGAAGAAATTAAACAGAAACAGCGCATCAGCGGTTTCAACTCCATTTTTGCTGTGGCATCTGTTTCGATGGCAAAGTTGTATTACCAAGAATTTCAGAAACAGATGGCTGCCGACCCAACAAAAAAACTTCGTGTAGCTACCATCTTCAGCTATGCAGCAAACGAAGAAGAAGCGGATGGTATTCTGGACGAAGAAAACTCCGAGGATACCAGCGCTCTGGATGAGAATTCCCGCGATTTTCTGGACATGGCAATTCGTGATTACAATGAAATGTTCCACACGAATTACGATACCTCGAACGATAAGTTCCAGAACTATTATAAAGATGTCTCCTTGCGCATGAAAAATAAGGAACTCGACCTGCTGATTGTGGTCAATATGTTCCTCACCGGTTTCGATGCCACAACGCTCAATACCTTGTGGGTGGACAAGAATCTGAAGATGCACGGATTGATTCAGGCGTTTTCCAGAACAAACCGAATCTTGAATTCCGTTAAAACCTTCGGAAATATCGTTTGTTTCCGCAATCTGCAAAAGCGTGTAGACAGTGCAATCTCGCTCTTTGGCGACAAAAACGCCGGCGGCATTGTTCTGCTGAAAAGTTTCAAAGATTACTACAATGGCTACACTTCAGAGGATGGAAAGCGGATTCCGGGGTATGTGAATATGATCAAGGAACTGAACGAGAAGTTCTCACTGACGGAACCACAGATTATTGGCGAGCAGAACCAGAAGAATTTTATTACACTATTTGGAGCTATTCTTCGTATGCGAAACATCCTTATGTCCTTTGACGATTTTAAAGGGAACGAGCTCATTACTGAGCGGAATTTTCAGGATTATCTCGGCAGGTATCAGGATTTGCGCGATGAATGGAAGCGCAGGCGTGAAGCGGGAGAAAGCGCGGACATCACGGATGATATCGTGTTTGAAGTGGAGTTGATCAAGCAGGTTGAAATCAATATTGATTATATTCTGATGCTTGTCAAGAAGTACCACGATGAACATTGTGGGGATAAGGAAGTTCTTATAACTATTAAGAAAGCCATTGATGCCAGCCCGGAATTGCGCAGCAAAAAGCAGCTGATTGAAAATTTTATCGCTGGAATCAATGATTCAATTGATGTTATGGCCGAATGGCAAAATTATGTGATGAAACAGCGGGAGCAGGAACTTGAAACAATTGTCACCGAGGAAAAGCTGAGGCCCGAGGAAACGCGTAAATTTCTTGAGAATGCATTCCGCGATGGAGAAATCAAAACTGCAGGAACAGACATTGACAAAATTTTGCCTCCTGTTTCCAGATTTGGAGGCAGCGGCAGGGACAAGAAGAAGCAAGATGTTATTGATAAACTGAAAGCTTTCTTTGAAAAGTATTTCGGCATTGGTGGTTCTGCATCCTTTACAGAGCCAGAGCACGATACTGAGGATCTACAAAGCACCCAGCCAAAGGTGACAGAAGTCGCTGCTTTGAACGGGAAAGAAACCACCTCAAAGGAGTGA
- a CDS encoding DUF4011 domain-containing protein, with amino-acid sequence MEMDQKLEYWKNRLLDLGKRNRLINCALPKDGKHVSRATLLICNPSYGDLWKMFSNGETSLEFPIPADTFEDDEQESLFKSNTFQNGVKTNQNPAETYKTLRSLMKKSKEFSDEKGLNALYIAFGFLNWKEKGVEGQEMRSPLLLVPVVLTQESLNDPIVLTRSDDEITINHALEQKLLNDFGIELPQFEEDDDWSGYLKHVQDMCASLNWNVDSDFAQLSLFSFLKINMYRDLEKNTNKIGEHHIVRALNGEAFKDGIDCSDIKCFNHDAVEPQNVFSVVDADSSQQDAILLAKRGVSFVLQGPPGTGKSQTITNIIAELMAEGKKVLFVSEKVAALQVVYKRLKQTGLGDFCLTLHNHNAKRREILNQLEVSFKLSRKKVQLQQDAFNKLYQLKETRAALNLYAQELHTIIEPLGQTIYQVNGFLAKYSNYKNIDYTQVDIDKFTPELFSQCESALEELVRIVDKSGYQQGNPWNGCVLSSITYEFRQQFLVDAEKLLTLVSNGIVLYNEITSLLGSAKLIPSYTATSDIIDLFNLAKKSPNISTEWLKLNLAEQIVQLENCVELLKKRNDFDGLHRKAVYYGEALQTSIQAVADATVNAEKETYKATNEAYNIACSGFISAFNGDVAKSISNRSDAFRKQFFFCQTLNDKYKSLQNENRTLKDALSVATQSLESEQQSLSQRQNAWNTSRSQISDDLDVKILLIDIEAILSRYRTVYRSELRLFNSKYRSDRKALLTYCKSTTKMSYSEALLLLDKVYNAQCTQKDLEKQAKVVNNALNLKTCKETEFAKNVVAIKNLSDSISINSDKVESMKQSLISEVTNHIQNLQAELSATCQSFDTACQALSLALGIEINDSCDFVTLKKELDWALHFQTKMKEYACSSSFAAKICECDDEVFCEISKYTLAVKSWADQFEPWLNKYTKLFEEELQPQFGVMPLTELKETVQKCKNNFASLEYLIDYHNAEKRLKDLGIDTFLEKAKALNLTSKEIIPIFKKCFYRSWLDAVIPGFPSVNSFRRLRQDEYVKQFRQLDKQHLEISKAALIARLISRLPDFDSFSANSGEVALLRREMAKQRKLMPTRKLIAAIPNLLPALKPCMMMSPLSVSTYLGNSGYEFDTVIFDEASQVPTEDAICSIFRAKQAIIAGDSKQLPPTDFFNSSISDSDEFEQNEDGEINDTGAYESLLDEASMLPTQTLLWHYRSKHEDLIAFSNAKIYQGNLITFPSPIEKADGMGVEYTYVAGGMYERGGKGNQKEAEKIADLVFDHFRKYPNRSLGIIAFGAIQQTAIEEAIIRKRRENPQYETFFKEDKEENVFIKNLETVQGDERDTIIFSIGYAPDASGKFIMNFGPLSRNGGERRLNVAITRARYNLKLVGSIMPTDIDVDRTSGQGPKLLRLYIDFAINGAKAILGETTINTGVWFDSSFEEAIYNFITAQGYDVVTQVGCSGYRIDMAVRHPEYNNRFAIGIECDGAAYHSARTARERDRLRQTVLEDMGWNIYRVWSTDWIKDQHTEGLHLLTAIKEAIQNYREPTPKAHTESSKVADYLDVSSKSTQESIKEKYKTIESKYAGCNANEIPISDFEQTMLRVLANNYGLDKEALFKETALYGYLWLRQGSTIKKNFECAYQRLLAQNKITEKDKGIKLLMDISNSNCDLQ; translated from the coding sequence ATGGAAATGGATCAAAAACTGGAGTATTGGAAAAATCGGCTTCTTGATTTAGGTAAGCGTAATCGACTTATAAACTGCGCTTTGCCAAAGGATGGCAAGCATGTCTCTAGAGCCACTCTTTTAATTTGCAATCCGTCATACGGTGATTTATGGAAAATGTTCTCGAATGGAGAAACTTCACTTGAATTTCCTATTCCAGCCGATACTTTTGAAGATGATGAACAAGAATCCTTATTCAAATCCAATACATTTCAGAACGGCGTAAAAACAAATCAAAATCCTGCTGAGACCTATAAAACACTACGCAGTTTGATGAAAAAATCCAAAGAATTTTCCGATGAAAAAGGTCTCAACGCCCTGTATATTGCTTTTGGATTTTTAAATTGGAAAGAAAAAGGTGTAGAAGGGCAAGAAATGCGTTCACCACTTTTGCTTGTCCCCGTCGTACTAACACAGGAAAGCCTTAATGATCCAATAGTTCTTACACGTTCAGACGATGAAATAACAATCAATCATGCATTGGAACAAAAATTGTTAAACGACTTTGGAATAGAACTTCCGCAATTTGAAGAAGATGATGATTGGAGCGGGTATCTGAAACATGTGCAGGACATGTGCGCTTCACTAAACTGGAATGTCGATTCGGATTTTGCACAACTGTCACTATTCTCTTTTTTAAAAATAAACATGTACCGTGACTTGGAAAAAAACACAAATAAAATAGGAGAACATCATATAGTTCGAGCTTTGAATGGTGAGGCTTTTAAGGATGGTATCGATTGCTCAGATATAAAGTGCTTTAATCATGACGCCGTCGAACCTCAAAACGTATTTTCCGTTGTTGATGCGGATTCAAGCCAACAGGATGCTATTCTACTTGCAAAACGCGGTGTGAGTTTTGTCCTACAGGGTCCCCCAGGTACTGGAAAGAGCCAAACCATAACAAATATCATTGCCGAATTAATGGCAGAAGGCAAGAAAGTATTGTTTGTGTCCGAAAAAGTGGCTGCACTCCAAGTTGTTTACAAGCGTCTGAAGCAAACCGGACTTGGTGATTTTTGTCTTACTTTACATAATCATAACGCTAAACGTCGTGAGATACTCAATCAGTTGGAAGTTTCTTTTAAACTGTCTAGAAAAAAAGTTCAATTGCAACAGGATGCATTTAATAAGCTATATCAGTTGAAAGAAACACGAGCAGCTCTGAACCTTTATGCGCAAGAACTTCACACAATAATAGAACCACTTGGTCAAACTATTTACCAAGTCAATGGTTTTCTAGCGAAGTATAGCAATTACAAAAATATTGACTACACTCAAGTAGATATAGATAAATTCACTCCTGAACTTTTTTCGCAATGCGAATCTGCATTGGAAGAGCTTGTCCGTATTGTCGACAAAAGTGGTTATCAGCAAGGCAATCCGTGGAATGGTTGTGTGTTATCGAGTATTACTTATGAATTCCGTCAACAATTTTTGGTTGATGCTGAAAAGCTATTAACTCTTGTTTCAAACGGTATAGTTTTATACAATGAAATTACTTCATTATTGGGCTCAGCAAAATTGATACCTTCATATACAGCAACATCAGACATAATTGATTTGTTCAATCTAGCAAAAAAATCACCAAACATTTCAACTGAGTGGCTGAAGCTTAATCTTGCTGAACAAATAGTACAACTGGAAAATTGTGTGGAATTATTAAAAAAGCGCAATGATTTTGATGGACTTCACCGCAAAGCCGTTTATTACGGAGAAGCACTGCAAACATCCATTCAAGCAGTTGCTGATGCCACAGTTAATGCTGAAAAGGAAACATATAAGGCAACCAACGAGGCCTATAATATCGCATGTAGTGGTTTCATTTCGGCTTTTAATGGTGATGTAGCAAAAAGCATATCCAATAGAAGTGACGCCTTTCGCAAACAGTTCTTTTTTTGTCAAACCCTAAATGACAAATATAAATCTTTACAGAATGAGAACCGTACTTTAAAAGATGCATTGAGCGTTGCCACACAATCACTTGAATCTGAGCAGCAATCCCTTTCACAAAGGCAAAACGCATGGAACACTTCTCGCAGTCAAATTTCCGATGATTTAGATGTGAAGATTCTCTTAATTGACATTGAAGCTATACTTTCACGCTACAGAACAGTGTACCGTTCCGAATTGCGTCTTTTTAACTCGAAATATCGAAGTGACAGGAAAGCTCTACTCACTTATTGCAAAAGTACCACTAAAATGTCATATTCTGAAGCACTTTTATTGTTAGACAAAGTATATAATGCGCAGTGTACACAAAAGGATCTCGAAAAACAAGCAAAGGTAGTCAACAATGCACTTAACTTGAAAACCTGTAAAGAAACAGAATTTGCCAAAAACGTGGTAGCAATTAAAAATCTCAGCGATTCAATATCAATAAACAGTGATAAAGTTGAATCAATGAAACAATCGTTAATTTCAGAAGTTACAAATCATATTCAAAATCTCCAAGCTGAGCTCTCTGCTACGTGTCAATCGTTTGACACTGCATGTCAAGCCTTAAGTTTAGCACTTGGCATTGAAATTAACGATAGCTGTGACTTTGTTACTCTCAAAAAAGAACTCGACTGGGCATTGCATTTTCAAACAAAAATGAAAGAATACGCCTGCAGCTCTTCGTTTGCAGCGAAAATCTGTGAATGTGATGACGAAGTTTTCTGTGAAATCTCAAAATATACATTAGCGGTTAAGAGTTGGGCTGATCAATTTGAGCCATGGCTAAACAAATATACGAAACTTTTTGAAGAAGAATTGCAGCCTCAATTTGGTGTAATGCCACTTACTGAATTAAAGGAAACTGTACAGAAGTGTAAAAATAATTTTGCAAGCTTGGAATATCTAATAGACTATCATAACGCAGAGAAACGATTAAAAGATTTAGGAATTGATACTTTCCTTGAAAAAGCCAAAGCATTAAATTTAACGTCAAAAGAAATTATACCGATTTTTAAAAAATGTTTTTATCGTTCATGGCTTGACGCTGTTATCCCAGGATTTCCGTCAGTGAATTCTTTTCGTAGATTGCGGCAAGACGAGTATGTCAAGCAATTTAGGCAACTCGACAAACAGCATCTGGAAATATCAAAGGCAGCTTTGATTGCAAGGCTAATTTCCCGCTTGCCGGACTTTGATTCCTTTTCAGCTAATAGTGGAGAAGTTGCATTGTTACGCCGAGAGATGGCAAAACAACGCAAACTTATGCCAACAAGAAAACTAATAGCTGCAATTCCAAACTTGTTGCCAGCTTTAAAGCCCTGTATGATGATGTCACCTCTATCTGTTAGTACGTATCTCGGCAATAGCGGTTACGAATTTGACACAGTCATATTTGACGAAGCTTCACAGGTACCTACTGAAGATGCTATTTGTTCCATATTCAGAGCTAAGCAGGCAATTATCGCAGGCGACAGCAAACAATTACCGCCAACCGATTTTTTCAATTCTTCTATCTCGGATTCTGACGAATTTGAACAAAATGAAGACGGGGAAATTAATGACACAGGTGCGTATGAATCTCTGCTTGATGAAGCCTCTATGTTGCCAACTCAAACACTGCTATGGCATTATCGCAGCAAGCATGAAGATTTGATAGCTTTTTCGAATGCCAAAATATACCAAGGAAACTTAATAACTTTCCCGTCTCCTATTGAAAAAGCTGATGGGATGGGTGTTGAGTATACTTACGTCGCTGGTGGAATGTATGAACGCGGAGGTAAAGGGAACCAAAAAGAGGCCGAAAAAATTGCCGACCTTGTATTCGATCATTTCAGAAAGTATCCAAATCGCAGTCTTGGGATAATAGCATTTGGAGCAATCCAACAAACGGCGATTGAAGAAGCAATTATCAGAAAACGTCGAGAAAATCCGCAATATGAGACTTTTTTCAAAGAAGACAAAGAAGAAAATGTGTTTATTAAAAATCTTGAAACGGTTCAAGGCGATGAACGCGATACAATAATCTTTAGCATTGGTTATGCACCAGATGCTTCGGGAAAATTTATAATGAATTTTGGTCCACTAAGCCGCAATGGTGGAGAACGCCGATTGAATGTTGCTATCACTCGCGCCAGGTATAATTTGAAGCTTGTTGGCTCAATAATGCCTACGGATATTGATGTTGACCGTACGAGTGGGCAAGGCCCGAAACTTTTGCGTTTATATATAGATTTTGCCATAAACGGGGCAAAAGCTATACTTGGCGAAACCACAATAAATACTGGTGTATGGTTCGATTCCTCATTTGAAGAAGCTATTTATAATTTCATAACTGCTCAAGGCTATGATGTTGTAACGCAAGTGGGGTGTTCTGGATATCGTATTGACATGGCAGTCCGCCATCCAGAGTATAACAATCGTTTTGCAATCGGTATTGAATGCGATGGTGCTGCATACCATTCAGCTCGTACCGCCCGCGAACGTGATAGGCTGCGTCAAACCGTACTTGAAGATATGGGGTGGAATATTTATCGAGTGTGGTCAACTGATTGGATAAAAGATCAGCACACAGAGGGATTACACCTTCTTACAGCGATTAAGGAAGCGATACAAAATTATAGAGAACCGACTCCTAAAGCTCACACTGAATCATCGAAAGTTGCTGATTACTTAGACGTAAGTTCCAAATCTACACAGGAAAGTATTAAAGAAAAATATAAAACTATAGAGTCAAAGTATGCCGGATGTAATGCAAACGAAATCCCCATATCTGATTTTGAGCAGACAATGCTTCGAGTATTAGCAAATAACTATGGCTTGGATAAAGAAGCTCTATTCAAAGAAACCGCACTGTACGGGTATCTTTGGCTACGGCAGGGTAGTACGATAAAAAAGAATTTCGAATGTGCTTATCAGAGATTACTTGCACAGAATAAAATCACTGAGAAGGATAAAGGGATTAAATTACTAATGGATATTTCTAATTCCAATTGCGATTTGCAATAA
- a CDS encoding zinc-ribbon domain-containing protein, with translation MKCPKCGAELQEDDQFCNKCGTKVGIENKISESNCVPKESNIEEQVSSGHEKNIGNVKKTYKNNIRRILVISLILVISITSIYFLYPIIKYNNALYLLNSKNYNQAISSLEELGEYKDSPEQIKKCKYQQAKDLLDNKEYSEAMQILSKLGDYVDSKNMLKESKYELAKEEISATKYADVIKLLTEISDYKDSAAILQEAQYNLAYDYYNNGKYLDAIQLYEKLDDYKDSKEKLTQALYNDAVARYKSGDFSDAEKEFSKTSEVYADSKTYLSNLNILLKFQGTWEENETKFQKILSGWKVYEVCYPNSNKTQVYDFNYTLDDNKLTISSDDIVMLNGDQLIEKDYLRTKTYTKISSNEYIPESSPKPSIGMTAEEVRNSQWGEPEKINKTTTASTIHEQWVYSNNRYIYLDNGIVTAIQN, from the coding sequence ATGAAATGTCCTAAGTGTGGAGCGGAATTGCAAGAAGACGATCAATTCTGCAATAAATGTGGGACCAAGGTAGGTATAGAAAATAAAATATCTGAGTCCAATTGTGTACCTAAAGAAAGCAATATTGAAGAACAGGTTTCCTCAGGTCATGAAAAAAATATAGGCAATGTAAAGAAAACTTATAAAAATAATATCAGACGGATTTTGGTAATATCTTTGATTTTGGTTATCTCCATTACTAGCATATATTTTTTATACCCAATAATAAAATATAACAATGCTTTGTATTTATTAAATTCAAAGAACTATAATCAAGCAATATCAAGTCTTGAAGAACTTGGAGAATATAAAGATTCACCTGAGCAAATCAAAAAATGCAAATATCAGCAAGCAAAAGATTTGCTTGATAATAAAGAATATTCAGAGGCAATGCAAATTCTTTCTAAATTAGGTGATTATGTTGATAGTAAAAATATGCTTAAAGAATCAAAATATGAATTAGCAAAGGAAGAGATTAGTGCTACTAAATATGCAGATGTCATTAAATTATTAACTGAAATAAGCGATTACAAGGACAGTGCAGCAATTTTACAGGAAGCTCAATATAACTTAGCGTATGATTACTATAATAATGGAAAATATTTAGATGCAATTCAATTATATGAAAAATTGGATGACTATAAAGATTCAAAGGAAAAATTGACCCAAGCGTTATACAATGACGCGGTTGCAAGATATAAATCAGGAGATTTCTCTGATGCTGAAAAGGAATTTTCAAAAACGTCTGAAGTGTATGCTGATTCAAAAACTTATCTATCAAATCTTAATATATTATTGAAATTTCAGGGAACATGGGAGGAAAATGAAACAAAATTTCAAAAAATATTAAGTGGCTGGAAAGTTTATGAAGTATGTTATCCTAATTCAAATAAAACTCAAGTGTATGATTTCAATTATACCTTAGATGATAATAAATTGACTATATCATCCGATGATATTGTAATGCTAAATGGTGATCAACTTATTGAAAAAGATTACTTGCGTACGAAGACTTATACAAAGATCAGTTCTAATGAATATATACCAGAGAGTAGTCCTAAACCATCGATAGGGATGACGGCTGAAGAAGTTAGGAATTCTCAATGGGGAGAGCCAGAAAAAATAAATAAGACCACTACAGCAAGTACAATACATGAGCAATGGGTTTATTCTAATAATCGATATATTTATTTAGATAATGGAATTGTGACAGCTATACAAAATTAG